From a single Aurantiacibacter gangjinensis genomic region:
- a CDS encoding RlmE family RNA methyltransferase — protein sequence MARAGKDSVRRLKTAKKRKASSQRWLERQLNDPYVKRAKEEDYRSRAAFKLIELDDRFGLVKGAKRVVDLGIAPGGWAQVVRRRAPKAAIVGIDILETEPIEGVEILLMDFMDDAAPAALTAALDGSPDLVMSDMAANTVGHKQTDHLRTMALVEAAAWFAVEVLETGGAFVAKGFAGGTDKELLDLLKKHFKTVKHAKPPASRKGSSEWYVVAQGFKGRDED from the coding sequence ATGGCGCGCGCAGGCAAGGATTCGGTGCGGAGGCTGAAGACCGCCAAGAAGCGCAAGGCATCCAGCCAGCGCTGGCTGGAGCGGCAGCTGAACGACCCTTACGTCAAGCGTGCGAAAGAAGAGGATTATCGCAGCCGCGCGGCGTTCAAGCTGATCGAGCTCGATGATCGCTTCGGCCTCGTGAAAGGCGCGAAACGTGTGGTCGACTTGGGCATTGCGCCGGGCGGCTGGGCGCAGGTGGTGCGCCGCCGCGCGCCGAAGGCGGCGATTGTCGGTATTGACATATTGGAGACGGAACCCATCGAAGGCGTCGAAATCCTGCTGATGGATTTCATGGACGACGCCGCGCCAGCCGCGCTGACCGCCGCGCTGGACGGTTCGCCCGACCTCGTCATGTCGGACATGGCGGCCAATACGGTGGGCCACAAGCAGACCGATCATTTGCGCACCATGGCCCTTGTCGAAGCGGCGGCGTGGTTTGCTGTCGAAGTGCTGGAGACAGGCGGCGCATTCGTCGCCAAGGGCTTTGCTGGCGGCACCGACAAGGAATTGCTCGACCTGCTGAAGAAGCATTTCAAGACGGTGAAGCACGCCAAGCCGCCCGCCAGCCGCAAGGGCTCCAGCGAGTGGTACGTGGTGGCTCAGGGTTTCAAGGGCCGCGACGAGGACTGA
- a CDS encoding Ppx/GppA phosphatase family protein, which yields MTYRKYETMADINPPDRRKKAGNGPHQDRQGHRRGRQNASSGQRNRSGRQQQGQDRDARQWRRPPHKSYRQAYAAIDLGTNNCRLLIARPSDENFVVIDAFSRVVRLGEGLAQTGRLSDHAMDRALGALKVCADKLRRRNVHLARSVATEACRRATNGAAFIDRVREETGIVLDIISAQEEARLAVLGCHILLEDGIGPAIIFDIGGGSTELVLIEPGAPVPRILDWQSVPWGVVSLSETVGMEPADEAGRLARYAKMMQLVKDSFADFAQRIEPHQSEDQRLLGTSGTVTTLASVHLGLPHYDRKAVDGLIVPSDSMRNISQRLSGMSPQERSQLDCIGQDRADLVVAGCAILDAILDIWPADRLGVADRGIREGILRSLMSADAEGAEAQAALRRLKDRSAGN from the coding sequence ATGACATATCGGAAGTACGAAACTATGGCGGATATCAATCCGCCGGATCGACGCAAGAAGGCCGGAAACGGGCCGCACCAGGATCGACAAGGGCATCGGCGGGGGCGGCAGAACGCAAGCAGCGGCCAGAGAAACAGGTCCGGCAGGCAGCAGCAGGGGCAAGACCGCGATGCGCGGCAATGGCGTCGCCCCCCGCACAAATCCTACAGACAGGCCTATGCGGCCATCGATCTCGGCACCAATAATTGCCGCCTGTTGATTGCGCGTCCGTCCGACGAGAATTTCGTGGTGATCGATGCCTTCTCGCGCGTCGTTCGCCTTGGCGAGGGACTAGCGCAGACAGGCCGCCTGTCCGACCATGCGATGGACCGCGCGCTGGGTGCCCTCAAAGTGTGTGCCGACAAGCTGCGCCGCCGCAATGTTCACCTCGCCCGCTCGGTCGCTACCGAGGCATGCCGCCGCGCGACAAATGGCGCTGCATTCATAGACCGGGTGCGCGAGGAAACGGGCATCGTGCTCGATATCATCAGCGCGCAGGAGGAGGCACGCCTCGCCGTGCTCGGTTGCCACATCCTGCTGGAAGACGGCATCGGACCTGCCATCATCTTCGACATCGGTGGAGGCTCGACCGAGCTGGTGCTGATCGAACCGGGCGCTCCTGTACCGCGCATTCTCGACTGGCAGAGTGTGCCTTGGGGCGTGGTATCGCTGTCCGAAACGGTCGGCATGGAACCTGCCGACGAAGCCGGTCGCCTCGCGCGCTATGCGAAGATGATGCAGCTGGTGAAAGACAGTTTTGCCGACTTCGCGCAGCGTATCGAGCCGCACCAGTCCGAAGACCAGCGCCTGCTGGGCACCAGCGGCACGGTGACGACGCTTGCCAGCGTCCATCTCGGCCTGCCGCATTACGATCGCAAGGCGGTGGACGGGCTGATCGTGCCGTCCGATTCCATGCGCAATATCTCGCAGCGGCTTTCCGGCATGTCGCCGCAAGAGCGCAGCCAGCTCGATTGTATCGGACAGGACCGCGCCGATCTGGTTGTGGCCGGATGCGCGATACTCGATGCCATTCTCGACATCTGGCCGGCGGACCGGCTGGGCGTGGCCGACCGCGGCATCCGCGAAGGCATCCTGCGAAGCCTGATGTCCGCCGATGCCGAAGGGGCTGAAGCACAGGCGGCGCTGCGACGATTGAAAGATCGGTCGGCGGGCAACTGA
- a CDS encoding sterol desaturase family protein, whose amino-acid sequence MAKRLAKIVGFAVAGAAVGALLLAERARPLRQRTRQQLPRLARNGAMGLACQAVIMASEAPLTESIAQENARAKRGIQHRIRGWPGRIAAFLLMDYTYYLWHVATHKLPFLWRFHRVHHLDPDLDASTAIRFHAADMLISTPMRMAQVRLSGADPQTHDLWRGFFIASVLFHHSNLRLPKQVDRALRTVIATPRLHGIHHSQKLDEMDANWTAGLTVWDRLHGTYRDDVLQHRITIGVNDALAERDIALLPALASPFAQTLPTRA is encoded by the coding sequence ATGGCCAAACGTCTCGCCAAAATTGTCGGGTTCGCCGTCGCGGGGGCAGCCGTCGGCGCGCTACTTCTAGCGGAGCGGGCCAGGCCGCTGCGCCAGCGTACAAGGCAGCAATTGCCGCGCCTCGCGCGCAACGGCGCGATGGGCCTTGCCTGCCAGGCCGTCATCATGGCCAGCGAAGCGCCGCTCACCGAGAGCATCGCGCAGGAAAACGCGCGCGCAAAACGCGGCATCCAGCACCGCATCAGAGGATGGCCAGGGCGGATCGCTGCATTCCTGCTGATGGATTACACCTATTACCTCTGGCACGTGGCGACGCATAAATTGCCGTTCCTGTGGCGCTTCCACCGTGTGCATCACCTCGATCCCGATCTCGACGCCTCGACCGCCATCCGCTTCCATGCCGCCGACATGCTGATCTCCACGCCCATGCGCATGGCGCAGGTTCGCCTGTCGGGGGCGGATCCGCAAACACATGATCTATGGCGCGGCTTCTTCATCGCGTCCGTGCTGTTCCACCATTCCAATCTTCGCCTGCCGAAACAGGTGGACAGGGCGCTCCGAACCGTCATCGCGACGCCGCGACTGCACGGCATCCATCATAGCCAGAAGCTGGACGAGATGGATGCGAACTGGACCGCTGGCCTCACCGTATGGGACCGGCTGCATGGCACCTACCGCGACGATGTGCTGCAGCATCGCATCACCATCGGCGTGAACGATGCGCTGGCGGAGCGCGACATCGCACTGCTGCCCGCCCTTGCCTCTCCCTTCGCGCAAACACTGCCGACACGCGCGTGA
- a CDS encoding TIGR04282 family arsenosugar biosynthesis glycosyltransferase produces the protein MTDPTIALFAKYPVPGLAKTRLAPMLGEEGAAALHRRLVKRTMATMRQSGLPFSVYFTGASRQDFADWLGDDVPLVEQREGDLGERLARVASPAILLGADIPGLAARHLRDAAAALEKHDVVIGPASDGGYYLIGFGKEYPFLWRGLEWGTESVLADTERFLQAHSVSYSLLDELDDCDRPEDLAKWPDLLA, from the coding sequence GTGACCGATCCGACGATTGCCCTCTTCGCCAAATATCCCGTGCCCGGTCTCGCCAAGACGCGGCTGGCACCGATGCTGGGAGAGGAAGGCGCGGCAGCGCTGCATCGCAGGCTGGTCAAGCGGACTATGGCGACGATGCGGCAGAGTGGCTTGCCGTTTTCCGTCTATTTCACAGGGGCTTCGCGGCAGGATTTTGCCGACTGGCTGGGCGACGATGTGCCGCTGGTGGAGCAGCGCGAGGGCGATCTGGGCGAGCGATTGGCGCGCGTAGCGTCGCCCGCGATCCTGCTTGGCGCGGACATTCCCGGACTGGCCGCGCGGCACTTGCGCGATGCGGCGGCGGCATTGGAAAAACATGACGTTGTTATCGGTCCGGCCAGCGATGGCGGCTATTATCTCATTGGATTCGGGAAAGAATATCCCTTCCTATGGCGAGGATTGGAATGGGGCACCGAGAGCGTCCTGGCGGACACTGAACGCTTTCTGCAGGCACACAGCGTATCCTACAGCCTGCTGGACGAACTCGACGACTGCGACCGGCCCGAAGACCTCGCCAAATGGCCGGACCTGCTGGCGTGA
- a CDS encoding glycosyltransferase, which produces MAGPAGVTTAIVIPMLNEQAALPTLIAKLARLDPAPDEIIAVDGGSADASVKLAGAAGWRVITAERGRANQINAGVAAAATDIVVVLHADTVPPADMVAVIEETLSDHRISLAGFTPIIRGPDKVRWGTTAHNWAKTWYAPLVARPHLFFRGVRLLFGDHAMFFRRAHFLESGGCTPGEMVMEEADLCVRLSRYGRVKLLRRTVETSDRRIAEWGALKANWIYFKVGMLWAFGAKKRLADMYPDVR; this is translated from the coding sequence ATGGCCGGACCTGCTGGCGTGACCACCGCAATCGTCATCCCGATGCTGAATGAGCAGGCGGCCTTGCCGACGCTGATCGCAAAGCTGGCGCGTCTCGATCCCGCGCCGGACGAAATCATCGCGGTCGATGGCGGCAGCGCGGATGCATCGGTGAAACTTGCCGGTGCGGCCGGGTGGCGTGTCATTACTGCCGAGCGCGGGCGCGCCAACCAGATCAATGCGGGCGTGGCGGCGGCGGCAACCGACATTGTCGTTGTGCTGCATGCCGACACCGTGCCGCCAGCCGATATGGTGGCGGTGATCGAGGAAACGCTGTCCGATCACAGAATCTCGCTGGCAGGCTTCACCCCCATCATTCGCGGGCCGGACAAGGTCCGCTGGGGCACCACGGCACATAATTGGGCCAAGACCTGGTACGCGCCGCTTGTCGCGAGGCCGCACCTGTTCTTTCGCGGCGTCCGACTGCTCTTCGGCGACCACGCCATGTTCTTCCGCCGCGCGCATTTCCTGGAAAGCGGAGGCTGCACGCCGGGCGAAATGGTGATGGAGGAGGCGGACTTATGCGTCCGCCTGTCGCGCTATGGCCGGGTCAAACTGCTGCGCCGAACCGTGGAAACATCGGACAGGCGCATCGCCGAATGGGGCGCGCTGAAAGCGAACTGGATTTATTTCAAGGTCGGCATGCTTTGGGCGTTCGGCGCGAAGAAGCGGCTGGCGGACATGTATCCGGATGTGCGGTGA
- a CDS encoding SDR family oxidoreductase, giving the protein MLKILVTGAAGLIGGEVCARLAAREHSVTGMVRRNPEVRGNDGTLVDDITIVSGDVTQPMMGVEPAPQDVVIHCAASLEFDASEVDLQAVNVEGTRNALAFAKAAGAAFLHVSTAYVSGLEEGDIPEAPVPADRQFTNRYEASKARAEAAVAGSGVPFAIARPSIVLGDSETGAIRDFPSLTNVFRLMARGKVTQFPVIEGSTLDLVPIDHVAEGIAVLAERMEEAQGGYYHLVADAPLAAAELAHGVGRVDHFPSPEVVSPDRYVPANLAPAERMLAGRMLGTFGPYFTRNPRFDDTRFRKMTGLESPPTDSAWLDRMIKYAIAVGYLPRA; this is encoded by the coding sequence TTGCTGAAGATCCTAGTCACCGGCGCCGCCGGGCTGATCGGCGGCGAGGTTTGCGCACGGCTGGCAGCGCGTGAGCATAGCGTGACCGGCATGGTCCGCCGCAACCCCGAAGTGCGCGGCAACGATGGCACGCTGGTGGATGATATCACCATCGTCAGCGGCGATGTCACCCAACCGATGATGGGGGTCGAGCCGGCGCCGCAGGATGTGGTCATCCATTGCGCGGCCAGCCTCGAATTCGATGCGTCGGAGGTGGACTTGCAGGCCGTCAATGTCGAGGGCACGCGCAATGCGCTCGCCTTTGCAAAGGCGGCGGGTGCGGCCTTCCTGCATGTCAGCACCGCCTATGTCAGCGGGCTGGAAGAGGGCGACATTCCCGAGGCTCCGGTGCCTGCCGACAGGCAGTTCACCAACCGCTACGAAGCCAGCAAGGCGCGGGCCGAGGCGGCGGTGGCGGGTAGCGGCGTGCCTTTTGCGATAGCGCGCCCCTCCATCGTGCTGGGCGACAGCGAGACCGGTGCGATCCGCGACTTTCCCTCGCTCACCAATGTCTTCCGCCTGATGGCGCGCGGCAAGGTGACGCAATTTCCGGTGATCGAAGGATCGACGCTCGATCTCGTGCCCATCGACCACGTTGCAGAAGGCATAGCGGTGCTGGCGGAGCGGATGGAAGAGGCGCAAGGCGGATATTATCACCTCGTCGCCGACGCCCCGCTGGCTGCCGCCGAATTGGCGCACGGCGTTGGGCGCGTGGATCATTTCCCAAGTCCCGAAGTGGTTTCGCCGGACCGATATGTGCCCGCCAATCTCGCGCCTGCCGAGCGCATGCTGGCCGGCCGGATGCTCGGCACATTCGGCCCCTATTTCACCCGCAACCCGCGCTTCGACGACACGCGCTTCCGCAAAATGACGGGACTGGAAAGTCCGCCCACCGACAGCGCATGGCTGGACCGGATGATAAAATACGCCATCGCGGTGGGGTATCTTCCGAGGGCGTAA
- a CDS encoding methyltransferase domain-containing protein: MNLQNSQDYYGKVLGGSGDLRTDACCTFEMPSSAVMQALKNVHEEVKARYYGCGLVVPQALEGARVLDLGSGSGQDAYLLAQLVGKDGHVTGVDATPEQLAVANAHKDWHAERFGYANVDFVEGDIEKLDQLGLEPESFDIIVSNCVINLVADKEAVFRAAHRLLKPGGELYFSDVYADRRVPEHLLNDPMLHGECLSGALYWGDFDAIAKAAGFADPRLVTDRPLGINDREAAEKLAGINFVSATYRLFKLAGLEPQCEDYGQAVVYKGTVPEHEREFELDAHHAIEAGRVFRVCGNTWLMLAETRFAAHFDFIGDFSRHYGVFPGCGTAVPFGQSADAPAATGAACC; the protein is encoded by the coding sequence ATGAATCTCCAGAATTCGCAGGATTATTACGGCAAGGTGCTGGGCGGATCGGGCGATCTGCGCACCGATGCCTGCTGCACCTTCGAGATGCCCTCATCCGCCGTGATGCAGGCGCTGAAGAACGTGCACGAAGAGGTGAAAGCGCGCTATTACGGCTGCGGCCTCGTGGTCCCGCAGGCGCTTGAAGGCGCGCGGGTTCTCGATCTCGGATCGGGCAGCGGACAGGATGCCTATTTGCTTGCGCAACTGGTCGGCAAGGATGGCCATGTGACAGGCGTCGATGCCACGCCGGAACAGCTGGCCGTCGCCAATGCGCACAAGGATTGGCACGCGGAGCGATTCGGTTACGCCAATGTCGATTTCGTGGAAGGCGATATCGAGAAACTGGACCAGCTGGGGCTGGAGCCGGAGAGCTTCGACATCATCGTTTCCAACTGCGTCATCAATCTGGTGGCGGACAAGGAAGCGGTGTTCCGCGCCGCGCATCGGCTGCTGAAACCGGGCGGCGAGCTCTATTTCTCCGACGTATATGCAGACCGCCGCGTGCCCGAGCACCTGCTGAACGATCCGATGCTGCATGGCGAGTGCCTGTCCGGCGCGCTCTACTGGGGCGACTTCGATGCCATCGCCAAGGCGGCAGGCTTTGCCGATCCGCGCCTCGTCACCGACCGCCCGCTGGGCATCAATGACCGTGAGGCAGCCGAGAAGCTGGCAGGCATCAATTTCGTATCGGCCACCTATCGCCTCTTCAAGCTCGCCGGGCTGGAACCGCAATGCGAGGATTACGGGCAGGCAGTCGTCTATAAAGGGACGGTGCCCGAGCATGAGCGGGAGTTCGAACTGGACGCGCATCATGCCATAGAGGCAGGCCGCGTCTTCCGGGTATGCGGCAACACCTGGCTGATGCTGGCCGAAACACGCTTTGCCGCGCATTTCGACTTTATCGGCGATTTCTCGCGGCATTATGGCGTGTTCCCGGGTTGCGGAACGGCGGTGCCCTTCGGCCAGAGCGCCGATGCGCCCGCTGCCACCGGCGCGGCCTGTTGCTGA
- a CDS encoding dihydrolipoyl dehydrogenase family protein, giving the protein MDYSHDVIVIGGGAAGLTAAGGCALFGLKVALIEGHKMGGECLNNGCVPSKALITSARRAAEAREEKRAGVQLAAPVVDWQGVHGHVHKAIADIAPHDSKETFEEMGCEVIQDWAKLTGKHSVEVGGRMLTAPRIVIATGSGPFVPPIPGLDDVDYLTNENLFDLTKQPDHLVIIGGGVIGMEMAQSFRRLGSEVTVIEPGEPMGRDDRDSVAVVVNAMTREGVRFVKGKAEKVAKSADGGVTITTDGGEEVSGSHLLIAVGRKARTEGYGLEKLGIETGRNGIVVDERRRTNLKHIYAIGDCRDGPRLTHVSGYEGSRVVLEIALGLPSKVDYKALPWCTYTSPEVGQIGLTESEAREKYGDKLKVITEGFDHNERAIAEGETLGHVKVMFNGKKVVGASVCGKNAGELLLPFTQMITGKAGSFDMGGAIISYPTRSEIVKAASFSAWEPTVFGKWPKSWVAFLAKLRRAF; this is encoded by the coding sequence ATGGATTATTCGCATGATGTTATCGTGATCGGTGGCGGCGCTGCCGGGCTGACGGCAGCGGGTGGCTGCGCGCTGTTCGGCCTGAAGGTGGCCTTGATCGAAGGTCACAAGATGGGCGGTGAGTGCCTGAACAATGGCTGCGTGCCTTCCAAAGCGCTTATCACCAGCGCGCGGCGTGCCGCCGAAGCGCGCGAGGAAAAGCGCGCCGGGGTGCAACTGGCCGCGCCGGTGGTCGATTGGCAGGGCGTGCATGGCCATGTGCACAAGGCCATCGCCGATATCGCCCCACACGATTCGAAAGAGACGTTCGAGGAGATGGGCTGCGAAGTCATTCAGGACTGGGCGAAGCTTACCGGCAAGCATTCGGTGGAAGTCGGCGGCCGCATGCTGACCGCGCCGCGCATCGTCATTGCCACGGGTAGCGGGCCGTTTGTGCCGCCGATCCCGGGGCTGGACGATGTGGACTATCTCACCAATGAGAATCTGTTCGACCTTACCAAGCAGCCTGACCATCTCGTCATCATCGGTGGCGGCGTGATCGGCATGGAAATGGCGCAGAGTTTCCGCCGCCTGGGCAGCGAAGTGACGGTGATCGAGCCGGGCGAGCCGATGGGCCGCGACGACCGCGACAGCGTGGCCGTGGTAGTCAATGCGATGACGCGCGAGGGTGTGCGCTTCGTGAAGGGCAAGGCCGAGAAGGTAGCGAAAAGCGCCGATGGCGGCGTAACGATCACCACCGACGGGGGCGAGGAGGTGAGCGGATCGCACCTGCTGATAGCCGTCGGGCGCAAGGCGCGTACCGAAGGTTATGGGCTGGAAAAGCTGGGCATTGAGACGGGCCGCAACGGCATCGTGGTGGACGAGCGCCGCCGCACCAATCTCAAGCACATCTATGCCATCGGCGATTGTCGGGATGGGCCGCGCCTGACGCATGTTTCCGGCTATGAAGGCAGTCGCGTCGTGCTGGAAATCGCGCTCGGCCTGCCGAGTAAGGTGGATTACAAGGCGCTGCCCTGGTGCACCTACACCTCGCCCGAGGTCGGCCAGATCGGCCTTACCGAAAGCGAAGCGCGCGAAAAGTATGGCGACAAGCTGAAAGTCATCACCGAAGGCTTCGACCACAACGAACGCGCAATCGCCGAGGGCGAGACGCTGGGCCACGTCAAGGTGATGTTCAACGGCAAGAAGGTCGTCGGCGCCAGCGTATGTGGCAAGAATGCGGGCGAATTGCTGCTGCCGTTCACGCAAATGATTACTGGCAAGGCGGGCAGTTTCGATATGGGCGGCGCGATCATTTCCTATCCGACCCGCTCCGAAATCGTGAAGGCGGCATCCTTCAGCGCGTGGGAGCCGACGGTTTTCGGCAAATGGCCCAAGAGCTGGGTCGCATTCCTCGCGAAATTGCGTCGGGCCTTCTGA
- a CDS encoding radical SAM protein — MATRLLSRNAPDGPSPFAVAAEALPAGKFTDPLRTADGSARATVSLRQLDTLWFATGTLCNLACANCYIESSPTNDALIYMSAAHVTRFLDEIAASGRSVREIAYTGGEPFMNPEIIALIEEPLRRGFEVLVLSNAMKPMRRQEAELLRLRETYGDKMTVRVSIDHHTRGVHEAERGPRSWEPMLDGMRWLSANGFSLAAAGRSLAGETETQARNAYRLLFESEGISVDTADRARLVLFPEMDASADIAEISTDCWGILGKSPDDVMCASSRMIVHRKGEEAPRVVACTLLPYDPEFDLGSTIDEADREVPLNHPHCARFCVLGGASCSA; from the coding sequence ATGGCTACCCGTTTGCTCTCTCGCAATGCGCCCGATGGGCCATCGCCCTTTGCCGTTGCGGCGGAGGCGCTGCCCGCGGGCAAGTTCACCGATCCGCTGCGCACGGCGGATGGCTCAGCCCGCGCTACGGTGAGCCTGCGTCAGCTCGATACGCTGTGGTTCGCCACAGGCACGCTGTGCAACCTCGCCTGCGCCAATTGCTATATCGAGAGCAGTCCCACCAACGACGCCTTGATCTATATGAGTGCAGCGCATGTGACGCGTTTCCTCGACGAGATTGCGGCAAGCGGGCGTTCGGTGCGCGAAATCGCCTATACGGGCGGCGAACCGTTCATGAACCCGGAGATCATCGCACTGATCGAAGAGCCGCTGCGGCGCGGCTTCGAGGTGTTGGTGCTGTCCAATGCGATGAAGCCGATGCGTCGGCAAGAGGCCGAGCTGCTGCGCCTGCGCGAGACGTATGGCGACAAGATGACCGTCCGCGTTTCCATCGATCACCATACGCGAGGAGTGCACGAAGCAGAGCGTGGCCCGCGAAGCTGGGAGCCGATGCTGGACGGGATGCGCTGGCTGTCCGCCAACGGCTTTTCGCTCGCCGCTGCGGGGCGCAGCCTTGCAGGTGAAACGGAGACGCAGGCGCGCAATGCCTATCGCCTTCTGTTCGAAAGCGAAGGCATTTCGGTCGATACCGCCGATCGGGCGCGTCTCGTGCTGTTCCCCGAAATGGATGCGAGCGCGGACATCGCGGAGATCAGCACCGATTGCTGGGGCATTCTCGGCAAATCGCCCGATGATGTGATGTGCGCCAGCAGCCGTATGATCGTGCATCGCAAAGGCGAAGAGGCACCGCGCGTCGTCGCCTGCACATTGCTGCCGTATGACCCGGAATTCGACCTCGGGAGCACTATCGATGAAGCGGACCGCGAAGTGCCATTGAACCATCCGCATTGCGCGCGTTTCTGCGTGCTGGGCGGGGCGAGTTGCTCGGCCTGA
- a CDS encoding DUF2147 domain-containing protein, which produces MSIRATIALGAAACLAILAVPAAAQDRIDGTYRDSGGYVEITVAPCGSARCGTISRIIRNKPGEPDRDVHNDDPSLRDRPILGIRLLSNLRWDDGAWRGSVYNPEDGNTYRTEVRRRADGSLEVKGCVTLFCRTRVWPRS; this is translated from the coding sequence ATGTCCATCCGTGCCACCATCGCCCTCGGCGCCGCAGCTTGCCTCGCCATCCTGGCTGTTCCCGCCGCCGCGCAGGACCGCATCGACGGCACCTATCGCGATTCGGGTGGCTATGTCGAAATCACGGTCGCGCCCTGTGGCAGTGCGCGCTGCGGCACAATCAGCCGTATCATCCGCAACAAGCCGGGCGAGCCGGACCGCGACGTGCATAACGATGATCCCTCGCTCCGCGACCGGCCGATCCTCGGCATCCGGTTGCTGAGCAATCTACGCTGGGATGACGGCGCATGGCGCGGCAGCGTCTACAATCCGGAGGACGGTAACACCTACCGCACCGAAGTGCGGCGCCGCGCCGATGGCTCGCTGGAAGTGAAGGGCTGCGTCACGCTGTTCTGCCGCACGCGCGTGTGGCCCCGCAGCTGA
- a CDS encoding DUF6471 domain-containing protein, with product MRDWNSYAKSVLKAEMARRQVNAPELVQKLEELGIEDNARNVANKIARGSFSAAFLFQCLAAMEVKNLHLGED from the coding sequence GTGCGCGACTGGAACAGCTATGCGAAGAGCGTCCTGAAAGCCGAAATGGCTCGCAGGCAGGTGAATGCACCCGAACTGGTTCAGAAGCTGGAGGAGCTTGGAATCGAAGACAATGCGCGGAACGTCGCGAACAAGATCGCTAGAGGCTCCTTCTCGGCGGCCTTCCTATTCCAGTGCCTCGCCGCGATGGAAGTGAAAAATCTCCATCTCGGCGAGGACTAA
- a CDS encoding IS1595 family transposase, with protein sequence MTASEDKSQHFLISARARTLDVKRIARMSEEEAVDVFIALRYSDTGGEPFCSKCRCQVTYKINRTIKNRKTGEITGTSRKYTCADCGHQFSPTAGTIFHSRKLEHRDILLGVALWINGAKGMAALELCRQMNMNVKSAFVVEQKLREVIGSIQHARKLSGIVEGDATYVGGYVKPANFKKNRADRRRLANQSGRRQAVTVLRERNGRTRAFVQSEKDTATKMLDLVELGSEIITDENKAWDSLDAIFDRKRINHDGRDVANYGEAAYSKEGVSTNQAESAHARLKRSQMGVHHRISGKYLQGYADEMTWREDVRRLSNGEQFLQLVTAGLHHPRSKRMVGKWQRKKRAA encoded by the coding sequence ATCACTGCATCGGAGGATAAGTCGCAACATTTTCTCATTTCGGCAAGGGCTAGGACGCTTGATGTCAAGCGGATCGCTCGCATGTCCGAAGAGGAAGCAGTCGATGTGTTTATCGCGTTGCGATATAGCGATACAGGCGGCGAGCCGTTCTGTTCAAAGTGCAGATGTCAGGTAACCTACAAGATCAATCGCACGATCAAGAATCGCAAGACAGGTGAGATCACCGGCACGAGCCGAAAATACACTTGCGCTGATTGCGGCCACCAATTCTCCCCTACAGCCGGCACTATCTTCCATTCCCGGAAGCTCGAACATCGGGACATACTGCTTGGCGTGGCGCTCTGGATCAATGGAGCGAAGGGGATGGCCGCACTGGAACTGTGTCGCCAAATGAACATGAACGTAAAGTCGGCCTTTGTGGTCGAGCAAAAGCTTCGCGAAGTGATCGGCTCGATCCAACACGCCCGGAAGCTATCCGGCATCGTGGAAGGCGATGCCACCTATGTCGGCGGCTACGTGAAGCCGGCGAACTTCAAAAAGAACAGGGCTGATAGGCGTAGGCTGGCAAACCAATCTGGCAGGAGGCAGGCCGTAACAGTCCTCAGGGAGCGCAACGGAAGGACGCGGGCATTCGTTCAGAGCGAGAAAGATACCGCTACCAAAATGCTCGATTTAGTTGAGCTAGGTAGTGAGATCATCACAGATGAGAATAAAGCTTGGGACAGCCTAGACGCGATTTTTGATCGGAAGCGCATCAACCATGATGGGCGCGACGTGGCGAACTATGGCGAAGCCGCATATTCCAAAGAGGGTGTTAGCACCAATCAGGCGGAGTCCGCTCACGCTCGCCTCAAGCGTTCACAGATGGGCGTTCACCACCGTATCTCCGGCAAATACCTGCAAGGTTACGCAGACGAGATGACATGGCGAGAGGACGTGCGCCGTTTGTCGAACGGCGAGCAGTTCCTCCAGCTCGTAACCGCCGGTCTGCACCACCCTCGCTCGAAGCGAATGGTCGGCAAGTGGCAGCGAAAGAAGAGGGCCGCGTAG